A section of the Roseivirga sp. BDSF3-8 genome encodes:
- a CDS encoding PAS domain-containing protein — MDLSATIISQIRRTGIRSVFLTFFFILAGLSVIALAISFFYGVSDIELSMNEKAKENRFSLQLLHPSAIEAISETQKKETLRLIDQNFISLREIYREDEALAGSLAKAIAAWGNYQQKYIRNAGIDTEAHTDFVNLSGEFKAVSQAAGQQVQKAISFQHTLIAICISFVLLSLIVWYLVIRRNVILPAERLAAASGKVAMGELEETIVVGSNNELGKVAEDINALTTLLQNADSFTREIGNGNLEVDYPGLEGNECEINHLAASLLDMREKMQRAAEDERQRRWITEGLARFSEILRKNNSNLESMADEVISNLVKYLEGNQGAFFVIDTETESEPVLQMRAAYAYDRKKFISKTVKRGQGLVGQAFVEQESIYMTKIPANYVEIRSGLGDSGPRSILIVPLKVNGEIHGVVEVASFEEIPPYRREFAEKVGETIASTISTVKINEQTSQLYRESQEMTEQLRAQEEEMRQNMEEMQATQEEMRRTQQEIGRKEANLSALINNTTDSIVTIDREYRIMVINKVLTDRYKGTNYEGMTVGKNALDFLGDVRDEWKTYYDRALAGERFQFVIRSTVSGEDSYREYSIHPIKVDGQVVGASVFSRDVTEQKLTEIRSKEVMRELQHKDRLFINSFYFLELDHKLTIRTANDHFCKLLGRTENDILGTSVNSLLPDSDDSFTTKLKEMNGEDLWDGEITFINKEGENIRLQGHATFIDDEDDRLDKYVIVMNVAQTQAV; from the coding sequence ATGGACCTTTCCGCGACTATAATCAGCCAGATTAGACGTACAGGTATACGCAGCGTGTTCCTGACCTTCTTCTTTATACTTGCAGGCCTCTCCGTTATAGCACTTGCTATCTCATTTTTTTACGGAGTTTCTGACATAGAACTATCTATGAATGAAAAAGCAAAAGAAAACAGGTTTTCTCTTCAGCTTTTGCATCCCTCTGCCATTGAGGCTATTAGCGAAACGCAGAAAAAAGAAACGCTCAGGCTGATAGATCAGAACTTTATCTCCTTGCGTGAGATATACAGAGAAGACGAGGCACTGGCAGGCTCTTTGGCAAAAGCAATTGCTGCCTGGGGAAACTACCAGCAGAAATACATTCGTAACGCAGGAATAGACACTGAAGCCCACACTGATTTTGTTAATTTATCCGGGGAGTTTAAAGCCGTAAGCCAAGCAGCAGGACAGCAAGTCCAGAAAGCTATTAGCTTCCAGCATACTCTTATTGCGATTTGCATCAGCTTTGTATTGCTTTCCTTGATCGTTTGGTACCTGGTGATCCGCAGGAATGTTATTTTGCCGGCAGAGAGGCTTGCCGCTGCCAGTGGTAAAGTGGCAATGGGGGAGTTGGAAGAAACAATAGTGGTTGGCTCAAATAATGAGTTGGGAAAAGTAGCAGAAGACATTAATGCCCTGACCACTTTACTGCAGAATGCTGACTCCTTTACCCGGGAAATTGGGAATGGAAACCTCGAAGTTGATTATCCTGGCCTGGAGGGTAATGAATGTGAGATCAACCATCTGGCTGCTTCTCTATTGGATATGCGGGAGAAAATGCAACGGGCTGCTGAGGATGAGCGCCAGCGCCGCTGGATTACGGAAGGGCTTGCACGCTTTAGCGAAATTCTGCGTAAAAATAACAGCAATCTGGAGTCAATGGCTGACGAAGTCATATCCAACCTCGTCAAATACCTGGAAGGTAACCAGGGTGCATTTTTTGTCATTGACACTGAAACAGAAAGTGAGCCTGTATTACAGATGCGTGCAGCCTATGCTTACGATAGGAAAAAATTCATATCTAAAACCGTAAAACGGGGACAAGGCCTTGTAGGTCAGGCTTTTGTCGAACAGGAAAGCATCTATATGACGAAGATTCCGGCAAATTACGTCGAAATCCGGTCAGGCCTGGGAGACAGCGGCCCGCGGAGTATCCTGATTGTTCCCCTCAAGGTCAATGGCGAGATACATGGCGTGGTAGAGGTTGCTTCCTTTGAGGAAATCCCTCCGTATCGTAGAGAGTTTGCCGAAAAAGTTGGTGAAACCATTGCTTCTACCATTTCCACAGTCAAGATCAATGAGCAAACCAGTCAGCTCTATAGGGAGTCGCAGGAAATGACCGAGCAACTTCGCGCACAGGAAGAGGAAATGCGCCAGAATATGGAAGAAATGCAGGCTACTCAGGAAGAAATGCGACGTACTCAGCAGGAAATAGGTCGTAAAGAAGCTAACCTGAGCGCCCTTATTAATAATACAACTGATTCTATCGTCACCATTGATCGTGAATACCGCATCATGGTAATCAATAAAGTATTGACTGATCGCTACAAGGGAACCAACTACGAAGGGATGACTGTAGGGAAAAATGCCCTCGACTTCCTGGGTGATGTTCGCGATGAGTGGAAGACCTACTATGACAGGGCCCTAGCCGGTGAGCGTTTCCAGTTTGTTATCAGAAGTACCGTGAGCGGTGAGGACAGTTACCGCGAGTACAGCATTCACCCTATTAAGGTAGACGGACAGGTAGTGGGAGCATCTGTATTCTCACGTGACGTAACAGAGCAGAAGCTTACGGAGATACGTAGTAAGGAAGTCATGCGCGAGTTACAGCATAAAGACCGACTGTTTATTAATAGCTTCTACTTTTTGGAGCTGGACCATAAACTTACTATTCGTACGGCTAATGACCACTTCTGCAAGTTACTTGGGCGGACTGAAAATGATATACTGGGCACTTCTGTAAATTCATTACTTCCTGACAGCGATGATTCATTTACCACTAAGCTTAAGGAAATGAACGGAGAAGATCTATGGGATGGTGAAATCACCTTCATCAATAAAGAGGGTGAGAACATTCGGCTGCAGGGACATGCTACCTTTATAGACGATGAAGATGATAGACTTGACAAATACGTGATAGTGATGAATGTAGCGCAAACTCAAGCGGTATAA